Within Crassostrea angulata isolate pt1a10 chromosome 2, ASM2561291v2, whole genome shotgun sequence, the genomic segment ctcAATGAaccatgttgtgtaatatttaaaagtagAATTGATTCGATCAaattatgtatcagtaatcgaagtatttcgaaaattgtatggatcctgATGCTCAGGTGTCTTCGTTAATGTCCGACAAACCAGAGGTACTCTCTGCCAACAccagggctgcgttcaagatcgtagcagctagcctagccgctaggtcgtAGATATCTTGGTCTATTGAACGGACCGCTAGGTGTCTgatttgaagttggaaatatCAAACTAAAGACTTCTTACGTCGgcattatttgtttatttcaagcggaaatatacatcataaaattcataataacttAAGGGATGAACAAAATAGCACTAAATAAatagatttcatgtttgtttCAAAGAGGTAACTAAGGTGAccatcttgaatttgatgcctagcttaaaatatttaggctacgaatgtctacgtagcggctaggctagcctACCGTTCAACTATGTAGCCCTACGTAGCAGCTACGCAGGCGAGGTcgcgtgatagcttgatgacgcGATCTCTAAATAtggactctctgcttgtcggggaattacggagacagccgatggttgaacgagactatgaGCGAGTTCTATCACAAACTACGGTCGCCGAAGTATGACTAAAATGAGATCGAACTCACTTTAGTCCGACTAAAATGGAACCATGGTCCAACCAACGGATGGACTCTGGTCTGTCTCTAGTCagctattttaaaaattgcggCGAAGCGAAACCTACAAATTTTGCTTATTTAAATGAGCACAACATGCAATATGTTAAATTTTATCGAACACACATGGCGTAGGAATACCTaaaactgcaaaaaatatctaaattgttcgtactatttgcCTATTTTAaaggtattcataaataagtttcattttttttttaaatgcttcagcatacattacatcgaatttatcgattattttcaagaactaagtctcgtcagcggtgatgatttgtgcttaggtccaaacactgtttcatttttggtttgccagagtaactgcattggagagttgtttaaaaatcaactcccaaaaacacTTATGTTAGAACATTTTTAGCATGATTAATCGTCAACCAAGCCGCATATAAGATGGATATATTTTCAagaatttgtttacatttcatcaaaatgactGTTTGAAATTGTGAACTTTTATGGTAAAAAAGCATTTCCATTTTGtataagaaaaaaagtataGAGAACAACTGATGTGTAACTTAAATgcaatttcaaaagaaattaaaaatgatataaaaaataaatgcaagctaatattattttttctatctATTACAGTGAATGATGTGATATTACCAAATTTTTTAAGGGTCAGAGgtttagaaaatttaaattttattgtcaGGTACagttgttttgtataaaaaatttatatgtatgtCAATACTTTACATGTTAAAAGAAGAAGTAGTCggattaaaaacttttttttgctGAAAAAGACTTACACAATCTGTTGATACGAAAAAAGTACTTACCTGTACGTCGAACATAAGATTTCCAGTTTTGACCAGTTATGTCATCCCCAGTGATATCACTGCAACACATACATGTGTTTGTAGAATCATCATGGCTGATCATGACAATCGTATTCGTTGTATCAATGCAATGGCGCAGACATTCGCTCTCgataatttcattttgaattttgttacaCGAGGATTTCGGATACTCCTTTGTTTTGATACCGAAAAAAGTCTTCATCCTAGTTGCTTCAATGCCAATAATATAAACAACCAAACATATCACGAGAGATGTCGTTGGTAACATATCTCTATTCCTGGCGTGtcatataaaagaaatatttaggTACCGGGCCGCCACTGCTGACGatacattgaaaataaagtTTTGTACTTATGGAAATTCGTTTATAGTTAAATGAGAAATCGTAAAACAGCACGtgatttagaaaaaagaaatatattagaAACATTGTCTTTGAAGTAgtcttaaaattatttatttttccattctgtttgaatgttttaatttcttttgacaCATTGCTTTGACGAAAGAATTTTCCATTGATTTAACTTTCTAATgttcatgaaaaattaaatataatgttgtTTAAAACTGATGGTAAAGAGATCTTTATTGTTTCATAATTATCCCGGCCTATCATATCAAAGCAAGGTAAACAATTAACATGAACATAATTTTCTGCAAGGGAATTGCATGATATTAATGGTATAATTATCTGGAAGTTATATAATGTTCTATATCTATTTCTGACAATTCAACACTAAACCAATCTATACCTATTGATTAACTTTGATGAGAATCTCTTTGTTAGAATACGAAACCATTGTTGGAAGATGAACAAAGATCTTCAGGTTTGTTTCTTTAGATATTACCTTACGTCAAAGGATTCTATTGAATAAAAAACCCCGACATATAGACAGAATgtcttgtttaatttttgatttgcaacagaaacaaaatatatgtgTGTGCATGTCTACCATATAATTTAACATGATACAAGTTATAACATGGACTAAGCATTATTGATTCAAGcaactttttatcatttttatttctttaaaaaagggTGAAAACAAATTATGTCAAATCGATacttttatttgacaaaattgtctcaaaacatttttatatgattgAAAAACAATAgccaaatgtttttataagaGAGAAAGATAAACAGAAGGACAGATACGTTGTCTTCGGACTGCGGGAACATTTAAATTCCAATGGGTCGTTCTTCAGGCAGTCGTGGACGATTGACTATCGAACCGCGTTCTTGTGGTCATGTAGATGGTTGACTATGGTTTGTACTAtcacaaaaaaagaaataaatctgCGTTCAAACCATCTTGGTAGTAAAGGTCTGAACTGACATGGATACGGGCCCGGACATGCACTTCTTCCGGTCCTCCGCTCATGTTGATATCGCATACATTTGGCATTGGAGAACCGTCATGAAACTGCCACTGACCATTGACCTTGATTGATTCTATCCACACTTGTATGAGTGTATTGTTAGCAATCGGAActataatcaaaataattgaaaatgattttcttcTTCGGTTGTATGATGTACATAGAAATAGTTACAATTATTAGATGTATTTAACATACCATGGTAATCCTTGAATACGTCGAACTTTTCTTGGGAATCAATCTTAATAAGATCGGCACCCTCCGTCTGACAAAGGCATCTAGCTGATTCATATGTGACTGGTACTGGGAAATACTTCAAACATATTTGGTATGACATCACGTCGTAACTCACATAACCGTTAGGACAGGGCACTGAAAATATTATTGATCAATCTCAGATACTGCCAGTGTTTAACAGACTATAAAGTTAATATCATTCAATGCTACCTTATGTGATAGTTAAAACGATTGACAAAATCTTAGTAAGCACATTacttttacattactttaaagTTTGTATTGTGCAGATTAAAAGTCAGTTTTAGgtcttttatatttgttttaaatatttattttgagttttagATCGATCATTTAAAAGAATGATTTGGTTTAGACATTGCCTTTTACTAAAAGAAGTTATGGATAGCCATGTCATTATATTCTCATACATCacttatttatatcaaattttagatCGTATAAATACATAAAAGTGGTGTAGCTACATATACTGTAATGAAGACttcattattatataaaactatttaacttcactatataaaatatcataatattgtatttttcttaagcaTATGATGATGGTCCATTGCTGTCACATGATCGTGCTATAAATTATGTCATAGACCTTACTatactaaaaatagaaaatttataGACCTCATTAATGAGTATATCAAAAATagattttcatgacaaaatactGGTTTTGGCACGTGCGACATTGTGACATCATAATAGCGAAATCAACACCTATAATTTGTGAACAAAGTATTTTACTATTACACGCTCGgaggaaaatgaagaaaatgggTTTTtggtttattataataaaacagtaATAGCCTTTTTTTCAACCTCGATCTACGTACTCGGTCGATATACTCAGGTCTATAAAACCATGTATTGACCTCATCAAAAggctataattatatataatcgAGAAAAAAAACCACGTTATACTCAAGCACATTCATTCGTTTTTCATACTCCACACACttaaatttaagcaatccacgaaaattggcccccaccagatttaatgattccacagtatatactATGATGATTTACGTTGACTTCGAAATGTATAAGTATTCTTTGTTTTATCAACATGGAAATAGTCCAAAAGTTTGACGTATGTTGTATTTAATACTTTTCAAAGCTAGTTTCACAGAGTTTTATAGAAACGAATCATGATAAAGATagaaaactaaaatatttttagcatGAATTTTCGTCAACCAAGCCACATTTAAGATGAacatattttcatgaatttgttaacatttcatcaaaatgactGTTTGAAATTGTGAACTTTTATGGTAAAAATTAAAACGGGTCCAGCAAaagcattttcattttgttaaaagaaaaaaaaagtatagaGAACAAAATAATGTGTAACTTAAATGCAATTTCAAAAGAAAtccaaaaaaatgttatatctaTTACAGTGAATGATGAGGTATTACCAAATGTTTTAGGGGTCAGAGGttcagaaattttaaatttcattgtcAGTTACAgttgtttttcttaaaatatttgtatgtaCCGGGGGTATGTCAATACTTAACATGTTAAAAGTAGAAGTAGACGGATTAAAAACTGCATTTTGTTGAAAAAGACTTACACAATTGATACGAAACAAGTACTTACTTTTACGTCGAACATAAGATTTCCAATTTGGACCAGTTATGTCATCCCCACTGATATCACTGCAACACATACATGTGTTTGTAGAATCATCATGGCTGATCATGACAATCCTATTTGTTGTATCAATGCAATGGCGCAGACATTCGCTCTCgataatttcattttgaattttgttacaCGAAGATTTCGGATACTCCTTTGTTTTGATACCGAAAAAAGTATTCTTCCTAGTTGCTTCAATGCCAATAATATAAACAACCAAACATATCACGAGAGATGTCGTTGGTAACATATCTCTATTCCTTGTGtgtcataaaaaagaaatatttaggCACCGGGCCGCCGCTACTGACGATACATGGAAGGTAAAGTTTTGTACTTATAGAAATTCGTTTATACTTAAATGAGAAATCGTAAAACAGCACGtgatttagaaaaaagaaatatattagaAACATTATGTCTATGAAGTAgtcttaaaattatttatttttccattctgtttgaatgttttaatttcttgCTTTAACGAACGAATTTTCCATTGATTTAACGTTCTAATGTTCAtgaaaaattgattataatGTTGTTTAAAACTGATGGTAAAGAGgtctttattgttttataattatccCGGCCTATCATATCAAAGCAAGGTAAACAATTAACATGAACCTAATTTTCTGCAAGGGAATTGCATAATATTAATGTTATAATTATCTGGAAGTTATATAATGTTCTATATCTATTACTGACAAATTCAACACTAAACCAATCTATACCTATTGATTAACATTGATGAGAATCTCTTTGTTAGAATACGAAACCATAGTTGTAAGATGTACAAAGATCTTAAGATTTGTTTCTTTAGATATTACCTTCAATATTCTATTGAATAAAAAACCCTGACATAGAGAGAGAATgtcttgtttaaattttgatttgcaACAGAAACAAAATATATCTATTTGCACGTCTACCATTTAAGTTAATATGATACAAGTTATAACATGGACTAAGCATTATTGATTCTAGCaactttgtattatttttttctttaaaaaaagagtgAAAACAAATTATGTCAAATCGATacttttatttgacaaaattgtctcaaaacattttttatataattaaaaagcaATAGCAAACTGTTTTGTTAAGAGAGGGACATAAACAGAAGATAAGATACGTTGTCTTCGGACTGTGGGAACATTTAAATTCCAATGTCTTGTTCTTATGGCAGTCGTGGACGATTGACTATCGAACAGTGTTCTTGTGGTCAAGTAGATTGTTGACTATGGTTTGTACTCGCAcgaataatgaaataaatcttCGTTCACGCCATCTTGGTAGTAAAGGTCTGTACTGCCATGGATACGGGCCCGGACATGTACTTCCTCCGGTCCTCCGCTCATGTTGATTTTGCATACATTTGGCATTGGAGAACCGTCATGAAACTGCCACTGACCATTGACCTTTATTGATTCTATCCACACTTGTATGAGTGTATTGTTGGCAATCGGAACTataattgaaaatgattttattcttCATTTGTAGGATGTATATAGAAATAGTTACAATTATTAGATGTATTTAACATACCATGGTAATCCTTGAATACGTCGAACTTTTCTTGGGAATCAATCTTAATAAGATCGGCACCCTCCGTCTGACAAAGGGCTCTAGCTGATTCATATGTGACTGGTACTGGGTAATACTTCAAACATATTTGGTATGCCATCACGTCGTAACTCACATAACCGTTAGCACAGGGcactgaaaatataatttatcaatCCTAGATACTACCAGTGTTTAGCAGACTATAAAGTTAATATCATTCAATGCTACCTTATGTGATAGTTAAAACGATTGACGAAATCTTAGTAAGCACATTACTTTTAAGTTTGTATTATGCAGATTAAAAATCAGTTTTagttgttttatgttttttttttaatatttattttgaggTTTGAATCTCTCATTCAAAAGTACGATTTGGTTTAGACATTGCCTTTTACTAAAAGAAGTAATGGGTAGCCGTGtcattatattttcatacatcaGTTATTTACATCAACTTTTAGAtcgtataaataaaaaagtggTGTTGCTACATATACTGTAATTAAGACttcattattatataaaactatttaacttcacaatataaaatatcataatacagTATTTTTCTTATGTGATGATGGTCCATTGCTGTCACATGATCGTGCCATAAATTATGTCATAGACCTTACTatactaaaaatagaaaatatatagaCCTCACTAATGTGTATATCTAAAATagattttcatgacaaaatactGGTATTGGCTCGTGcgacattgtgacgtcataatagcgAAATCAACACctataatttgtaaacaaatattttattattacacGCTTGgaggaaaatgaagaaaattagtttttgatttattataataaaacagttATAGCCTTTTTATATCGGTCAATACATGGTTTTATAGACCTGATGAGAGTATATCAACCTCGATCTACGTCCTCGGTCAATATACTCTCATCAGGTCTATAAAACCATGTATTGACCTCATCAAAAGGCCATAACTGTATATAATCGAGAGAAAAAACACGATATATTCAAGCACATTCATTCGTTTTTCGTACCCCACAcactgaaataaaacaaaaacatacaagTCTTTGTATTAATTTAGAATACCAACTTCACATCACtttgatacaaaaaaaattatttgaaaaagaagtGCTTACATATACGACGGACATATGATTTCCAATTTTGACCAAGTATATCACTTCCGGTGAAATTGTCGCAACACATACTGGTTTCTGTGGAATCATCGTGGCTGATCATGACGATGTCATCCATTGTGTTTACGCATGCTCCCAGACATCTGCtttcaatttgaattttggAAATTTCATGACACGAAGATTTCGGCAATTCATTTGTTTGAATGGCGTAAAAGTCCTTCAAGATGGTTAATTCCTTTGCAATAACGtttaaaaccagaaaaaaaatgCCAAAACCCTTTGATAACATATCTGTATAGATATGTAATGTTACACAATTGAAGTGTAGTGCAAACGTTGAAAACAACGCTTTAATGAAAGTGAACACTAAACCTTTTTAACAGCCTTTTAAATATCTGTATGAGTAATCGATTAAAACgataaagttgtttaaaaatatctatacaaACGTAACACCCATAAAGAActcaaaagtaaatatttttcgaTTTTATGCTGTTTGAATGTTTCGATCGTTCTTGCATCTATTTAACAACTTTTGATTTTGTCTGTTGTttgatcaaaaatgaaaaatttataattatgaaagcaaagtaaatatttaaaggaGGTCATTGTCCTCTTCTTACCAATACCGTGTCATTAAAGTGTAAATGCACCTGTAGTAAAGGTGAGAAAAAAGGTTCTTCAAGTGACTTTTGTTTGATCATATAAcatttagaataaaatacatcgtaaatagttaaaaatattttaattagatttttaacagctttgataaattaaattatatatatatatatatatatatatatatatatatatatatatatatatatatatatatatatatatatatatatatatatatatatatctatctatctatctatctatctatctatctatctatctatctatctatctatctatatatacatacatacacacacttCATGTTGTTGTTTTATGTAACGGCCATGCATAGGACTCATTCATAGCAGCTGTAGATAAATGTTGTCAGATAAATCTAAACCATGAATGCCAGTAAATTTGATAATATCAAAAAGCAGACGTAATGCGTAACTAACTTTTACAAGCATCTCGACTTCCTTGcattatcatatatttacattctactgtgtttttccattaaattctgtgagcttcaaatgcctctaaatgcaacaagtagtcaaaggtcaaattgacgagttttattatgacgtcacaaacgttgaacgctgtaaactgcaacgtcacaagcgaaaatcaaagttcacgcttgtggctgttactgtggctcttccattaatattaacttacccttaggataagataggaattttaaggtataaatcacatttgcagacaaggcaagaagttaaaaaaatgtaaatataagcattaaatcatgatttttgaagtatacactctcataactgcagcggtgtgtgcatacaaattttcaaaacgcgctaacgcgcgttactcaatttgtatgcacacaaaGCTGCAggtatgagagtgtatacttcaaaaattcatgattcaatgctataataccccattatcaaattaaattaacattgatgttTTGCATCCCTTCAAAGTCGTTTACTGCAATGAGCAATCCCACATGTAGACTTACATATGCAGTAACAAGCCCCATGCATGCAATGCAAAGACGCTTTGACAATATTTCATCAAATAATCCATGTCATATTTGAAATtacgaatacatgtatatcattgaaaCATGTTAGTCCAGTCAAAAGATTAGAAATTGACAAGTAATCCGAGTTTTGGCATGTTAAGTCCTCCAAAAAGGATTTGAACCTTAGCTTATTTAGACCTTTGAATTGTTTGTTGTTAATGTAAATCTTTTTATAGttttgtaaatcttttaaaactgGTAGAAATAGTTTTTGTTTGGTCTTGTTTCCGAAGGTTTGATGAATTTGTCGTGCAAAGTTGTGATATCCATGAAATATGTACATATCCTTTTTTTCCAGTACCTTGCAGCGATATTTCCAACTTAGATAGAATAAATTTAATTGCCccagtatttttctttttttctgttttaaagtatatttttagTCAATTTATTCCTTTGTctaattgttaaaaatagcaACATGTGAGTGACAATAAAAACAGGGAAGTGTTTAATCAAGATGTGCATCACTAATTGGAACTATTCAGACATTTTAAGAAGGAAGAGATATGCCGGATTCTCTCTGGTTCTATAATAAACCATTTTCTCCAAAATGTATTTTTACGAACAGTTTTTTGTTGGAATAAAAAAGGCCAGCTATTGACATAATTATTTGCACCTAAAACACTTTAAATGAAACGTGCCAAAGATCCTTAGGAAATGTTTTATAGTGAATATCTGTAAATAATCACCCAATAAAGCATTACTTgttagagccccccccccccccctccttttgtgattaaattgaattttgaaccaAACATTTTTTGCTGATCAGAGATAAATGTTGgacttaaattatttttttgaaattgtgtCCTTTTACCCCGTATCagaattctttaaaatgttcaaaatatcatgatttcggaaaacattatttaaaaaacaaaaacaaaatagtgaTTAACTGAAAAGAATTAACAGTGTTTCACTATTGTATTGCATGTGTATAAAAATGGCATAGGGATATTTACAAGCATGCATTTTTGTCTAAAACCCGTTAAACAGAATGGCAGTCAATAACGGAAGTCATATTAATATATCTGGTTTATattcaatcaaataaaaaagttttttcgTTTCATTGCAAAGTTCATGCACATTTGTGCAGGTTTTTGCCCTTCAGatggtttttgggagttgattttaatcaactctcctatgtacttactcgggcaaagcgaaagtgaaacagtgtttggacctaagcacaaatcaataccgctgacatcacttagttcttgaaaataatcaataaattcgatgctatgtattctgaaaCATTGTTTCACAAgtcatatcgttgattttgaataaatgataatcgctgaaatcaactcccgtcagtacttcagtactttgattataaataCAGATTGTTTACAAATGTGTATATTTGTCTATATAACTTgtctaaatctaaaaaaaaacaaaacataaccaATGTTGCAAAATTAtggaaaataaaagaaaaattcgtcTCATGCGTCAGACTTCTACACTAAAGAATTCTACTTTATGTATTAAACGTACCGAATTTCATCCAAACTGAtttgttaatttataaataagaaACGAGAGTGGAAAGATGCTTTCAAGCTGCATGTATGATAGACGTTTTAAACAGTTCCTTTGccaattttcttttcaatggTGATTGTGCTAGCAGATTCCATTCAAAAAGAAGAGTTATTGATCAATCTTCTAGATAAGGCGACCTTTCGTCAGCCCTAGGCTGAAGGATACACTGTTTCGTTGTAATTTGTCGATGCGTTCACAATAATGATattgtttttgggagttgatttttaatcaactctcctatgcagttactcaggcacaccgaaagtgaaacagtgtttgaacctaagcacaaatcaacacagctgacaacatttagttctaatcaataaattcgatgcaatgagttcttaagcattgttctTCAAGGAAAGTCATTTATGGATACCTTGTAAATAATCAggttttaaatggtacgaacaatttagatatttttgaagtcgtacattttatgtattactacgcaagagttcaatatagtctcgttcaacttgacgctcggctgtctccgtaaatctccaacaagcatagagtctctcttgcttttcggagattaacggatacagctgagagtctggttgaacgagagtaGAGTCTACTTTTGCTTGGATCtatacaatttctcataactatttcgattactaacacgtagtttgatggaacaattctttgaatattacacaacatgattgatattggattttcacgaaattcctgtaggattcatattataaaaatgtgcgtaattcaaatacttataggaaTTTACTTACCAGGccaaataacatatcgttgattttaaaataaataacaatcgataaaatcaactcccgtcagtacttcagtactttgattaactATACGCGTACATCAAGCAGTAGATTGTATtggggttttaaaaaaatgtttattatgatattaagtgatttaaaaaatgcagtCATTTGCAAAATCATGCAAAAACTTAATAGAAGTACACATGAgtgctaaatttaaaaaatcagtttttactTCATTTCTAATATTTTTGCACCtctgatataaattataaagggAATCTGTTGTATATAAGTTGTTATGTGTACTGAGGGTCCCCTGCACCAAGATACTGTTGGTGATACGAATTGCATAAATCAGAATGGGTTACAAATATATTGCAGCGCATTTAACCCATTGCGTTATATAAATTGCATTCCATTAACCAAAGAATAGATGCCAGAACTCGGATGGTGTTAAAAAGGGCAGGCATTCGCACTAACATGCACCAGTAGCTGAAACTGCCATTTTGAAATCATAACTTAAGATTTGCAACCTTGAAAATTTGGCAAGTAGAaatatgttgaatttttaaaataatcattgcTAACGTGTTGTTGACCAACTTGTAATAttctgacttttaaaaatcttgtaatattcagacttttaaaaatcaaatagtgCTTTTTCAAAGCGAAAGTTTTCATGGTTTATTCCGACTTAGCTCAATTTTAAATAGCTATTTTTGTAGGTTTTGTGTTTTTCGGGGTAGTTTATTTGCATGatgtacatatttaatataaagTGATACTAATgagatatttttataattcgtGTTATTACAACGTATTTCTCCTGCTTCGGGAGTGATTGAGACATAATGTCAACAGGTAGgtttaaaattgttattcatGTCTTTACTTCTTCTGGCTTTTAATATTTAGACTTTTActgcaaatatttcaatttgtcATATTTTCGATCTTAAATTGGTTTTGAACATCTAATTTCAGTCAGAGTTTGTAAATCATTTGCAAAAATATAAGCAGTAGATCTATCAAGTTTCAGTGTCTTCTGACCTACAATAACTCAGTTGTTCACCATTGCATGTAGTATATACTCTGTTGACCGCATTTGTAATTAACTGTTCTCGGTTTAACTTGAATGTGTATTTATAGCTTTCTTTCAACTATTGATTAGTGTTTATCAGTCAATAAACAGCAAAGAGAAGATAAAGATACTACATGTCTTATCTAACGGGACAAATTGCTAGTGAAATAGCAATGCAAATGAACCTGCATAATCAGTATTTTCAGTTTTGCACCGCATCTGTAGGTGCTTCTGCAATGGAATTA encodes:
- the LOC128171220 gene encoding uncharacterized protein LOC128171220, whose amino-acid sequence is MLSKGFGIFFLVLNVIAKELTILKDFYAIQTNELPKSSCHEISKIQIESRCLGACVNTMDDIVMISHDDSTETSMCCDNFTGSDILGQNWKSYVRRILPCANGYVSYDVMAYQICLKYYPVPVTYESARALCQTEGADLIKIDSQEKFDVFKDYHVPIANNTLIQVWIESIKVNGQWQFHDGSPMPNVCKINMSGGPEEVHVRARIHGSTDLYYQDGVNEDLFHYSCEYKP